In Brienomyrus brachyistius isolate T26 chromosome 14, BBRACH_0.4, whole genome shotgun sequence, the following proteins share a genomic window:
- the LOC125706970 gene encoding ubiquitin thioesterase OTUB2-like, producing the protein MDEKYIFEPQEISTALPENPEDRKYQELCTQYALIRRIRGDGNCFYRAVAFGCLESFKHTEGMHMFRDTVLRSSTALTISGISEDRFRSLFSTFVNVVERVEADPHGNTLLEMFNEQTTSDSVVQYLRLLTSAHLQNHSERFQHFVEAPNLKAYCTQEVENMAMECDHVEILALSEALGVTIRIVSVEGGSGSLVFHTIPDQVEATLHLLYKNSHYDLLYPVSPR; encoded by the exons ATGGACGAGAAGTACATTTTTGAACCACAGGAAATCTCTACAGCACTACCGGAGAATCCTGAAGATAGAAAATATCAG GAACTCTGTACCCAATACGCATTAATAAGAAGAATCAGGGGAGATGGCAACTGTTTCTACCGAGCCGTTGCCTTTGGGTGTCTGGAGTCATTTAAACACACAGAGGGCATGCATAT GTTCAGAGACACCGTGCTGCGGAGCAGTACCGCGCTTACAATCTCCGGTATTTCGGAGGACCGTTTCAGATCCTTGTTTAGCACA TTTGTTAACGTCGTGGAGCGCGTTGAAGCAGACCCGCATGGCAACACTCTGTTAGAAATGTTCAACGAGCAGACGACCTCAGACAGCGTGGTCCAGTACCTACGGCTCCTCACCTCAGCCCACCTGCAGAATCACAGCGAACGCTTCCAGCACTTTGTAGAAGCACCCAACCTGAAAGCATACTGCACCCAG GAGGTGGAGAACATGGCGATGGAATGTGACCACGTGGAGATCCTTGCCCTGTCAGAAGCCCTGGGTGTGACCATCAGGATCGTTTCTGTTGAGGGAGGCAGCGGAAGCCTCGTTTTCCATACCATTCCAGATCAAGTGGAAGCCACTCTGCACCTTCTCTACAAGAACTCCCACTATGATTTGCTATACCCAGTTTCTCCTCGTTAA
- the si:ch1073-416d2.4 gene encoding coiled-coil domain-containing protein 42 homolog, producing MGEMEALSLPHISLNKDDPRLQLKVENRMKNIFVTQIEETRYRGEKNENINHIPIITESPGRLLETGVNTLQRTLVLRKQVEADKVDAQLALKRQEFWQRMQALGRRRAELELQQQENRDRAVKFEKFVQDNKAKRQRALRKYQVEKKQNELKETEWEELTRQLLVLEARQQHLKEMVAKYKIYEDYLLKVLDQLPQNSLEYGTDSPITPIIRRHETLSLTRSDLLEHLCKMTERLEQSQHSLEALRRDHNISRLMTNRKLSELQAEWDKAKERTKQLEMNLQMRQDQSREWIEEMGSLLIAIRNLGEQCHLQHYGPLENLDLLTTMDMIKEFMVQKSDVEKRVTRSVDLSSNRTGAAIRGAKVTSFKSPSKALLKTSGKNSLASMSRT from the exons ATGGGGGAAATGGAAGCCCTATCCTTACCCCATATAAGCTTAAATAAAGACGATCCACGTTTACAACTTAAAGTGGAAAACagaatgaaaaatatatttgtgACGCAGATTGAAGAGACCAG ATATAGGggtgaaaaaaatgaaaatatcaaTCATATCCCAATTATCACAGAG AGTCCTGGCAGGCTCCTGGAGACAGGTGTGAACACACTGCAGAGAACCCTTGTGCTGAGGAAGCAGGTGGAGGCAGACAAGGTGGATGCACAGCTGGCCCTGAAACGCCAGGAGTTCTGGCAGCGCATGCAGGCCCTCGGACGCCGTCGGGCTGAGCTGGAGCTCCAGCAGCAGGAG AACAGAGATCGGGCGGTGAAATTTGAGAAGTTTGTTCAGGACAACAAGGCCAAACGGCAGAGGGCCTTGAGGAAGTACCAGGTGGAGAAAAAGCAGAATGAGCTGAAGGAGACGGAGTGGGAGGAGCTGACACGGCAGCTGCTGGTGCTGGAGGCCAG GCAGCAGCACTTAAAGGAAATGGTGGCCAAATATAAGATTTATGAAGATTATTTACTCAAGGTTTTAGACCAACTTCCTCAAA ACTCCTTGGAGTATGGTACAGACTCGCCGATAACTCCAATCATCCGGCGGCACGAGACGCTGTCCCTGACAcgcagtgacctgctggagcACCTCTGCAAAATGACGGAGAGGCTGGAGCAGAGCCAGCACAGCCTGGAGGCCCTCAGGCGGGACCATAACATCAGCAGGCTG ATGACCAACAGAAAGCTGTCTGAGCTACAGGCTGAATGGGACAAGGCCAAGGAGAGGACCAAACAGCTGGAGATGAACCTGCAGATGCGTCAGGACCAGTCGAGGGAATGG ATTGAGGAGATGGGGAGTCTTCTGATAGCAATCAGGAACCTGGGAGAGCAGTGCCACCTACAGCATTATGGGCCATTGGAGAACTTGGATCTTTTAACCACGATGGACATGATTAag GAGTTCATGGTGCAGAAATCTGATGTGGAGAAAAGAGTGACACGTTCAGTGGACCTGAGCTCAAATCGGACTGGCGCAGCCATCCGGGGAGCGAAAGTGACATCTTTTAAAAGCCCCAGTAAGGCACTGCTGAAGACCAGTGGGAAGAACAGCCTGGCGAGCATGTCAAGAACGTGA
- the ddx24 gene encoding ATP-dependent RNA helicase DDX24 isoform X2, with the protein MKPKKRGIQVRGTWQAVQLDPSVFSEENMDGLVCFEELTNYRLVDSKAAIKENKKKEKGRAAKKRSARDREGSGEGTSEMELTTPAKKKKKKTAKLKEVAEGEENGEREEEGTQEPDDSKSEETVVAPEVDSLSDLTKPTKNKNRKKVKKTKEAGAQKAKEVTGEETPAKVTLPPKKKPKNWTNVRLSHSLDRETDLSAWKDLLVPEPVLQALGCLGFSSPTPIQALTLPSAIRDKMDILGAAETGSGKTLAFAIPMIHTILQWRKRQEVMGQVPPGSDLSPVPKEEEVQTGEHNEEAEQEPDEDEEETKLQGADDDEEEENTQTDDDDDDEDFHSQELGCVKVIEDVEVFDAADEMSTTKTQASQKQPLLGLVLTPTRELAVQVKHHVDAVAQFTGIKTAIVVGGMAPQKQNRILKRRPEIVIATPGRLWELIKERHPHLQNLRQLRSLVIDEADRMVEKGHFAELENLLEMLNNSHFSPERQTFVFSATLTMVHQLPSRIFQKKSKNVVHHGKLESLMEKVGIKAKPKVVDLTRKEATVETLTETRIHCDKDEKDFYLYYFLLQYPGRTMVFANSIDCIKRLSSLLTILECTPLPLHANMHQKQRLKNLERFAEKNSCVLLTTDVAARGLDIPDVQHVIHYQVPRTSETYVHRSGRTARAAKEGLSLLLIGPDDMINFKKIYRTLGKDEELPLFPVQTKCMAEIKERVNLARKIEKIEYHNSREKHHNSWFKQAAEALELELDDDVLLGGRKDTHEEQQQQKMVKSLKKHLKYLLQQPVFKNVMRTKYPTQMGKLALPDLPLAKYESALESLSSQRGKEREKQRNMKKKKKQQQD; encoded by the exons ATGAAACCAAAGAAGCGTGGGATCCAGGTGAGGGGCACCTGGCAGGCGGTGCAGCTTGATCCCAGTGTTTTCTCCGAGGAAAATATGGATGGACTGGTGTGCTTTGAGGAGCTGACGAATTATCGCCTGGTGGATTCTAAGGCTGCCATAAAGGAGAACAAGAAAAAGGAGAAGGGCAGGGCAGCAAAGAAAAGATCAGCCCGTGACAGAGAGGGCAGCGGCGAGGGGACCTCCGAAATGGAGTTGACAACACCggcgaaaaaaaagaagaaaaagacagCAAAGCTGAAGGAGGTAGCTGAGGGAGAAGAGAATGGCGAGCGTGAGGAAGAAGGTACCCAGGAGCCTGATGACAGCAAGTCAGAAGAGACTGTGGTGGCACCTGAGGTGGACAGCCTGAGCGATCTAACAAAGCCGACAAAGAACAAGAACAGAAAGAAGGTGAAAAAGACGAAGGAAGCAGGAGCACAGAAAGCAAAGGAAGTTACAGGAGAAGAGACGCCTGCAAAAGTCACTCTGCCTCCCAAGAAGAAGCCCAAGAACTGGACCAATGTGAGACTCTCTCACTCCTTAGACCGAGAGACAGACTTGTCGGCATGGAAAGATCTGTTAGTCCCAGAACCGGTGCTGCAGGCTCTAGGCTGCCTTGGCTTCAGCTCTCCTACACCCATTCAAgctctgaccctgccctctgccATCAGGGACAAGATGGACATTCTGGGAGCTGCTGAGACTG GAAGTGGTAAAACACTGGCATTTGCGATTCCTATGATTCACACCATCTTGCAGTGGAGAAAAAGACAGGAGGTGATGGGCCAGGTGCCACCTGGAAGTGATCTCAGCCCAGTCCCCAAGGAAGAGGAAGTGCAGACAGGAGAAcacaatgaggaagcagagcaaGAGCCAGATGAGGATGAAGAAGAAACCAAACTGCAGGGTGCTGATGACGACGAAGAGGAGGAAAATACACAgacagatgatgatgatgatgatgaagacttCCATTCTCAGGAGCTAGGGTGTGTTAAAGTCATTGAGGATGTGGAGGTTTTTGATGCTGCTGAtgagatgagcacaacgaagacCCAAGCCAGTCAGAAACAGCCTCTGCTGGGATTGGTCCTCACGCCAACGCGGGAGCTCGCTGTTCAGGTGAAGCACCACGTGGATGCAGTGGCTCAGTTCACAG GTATAAAGACGGCCATTGTTGTCGGCGGGATGGCCCCACAAAAGCAGAACAGGATACTGAAACGTCGGCCTGAAATCGTGATTGCCACTCCTGGTCGCCTCTGGGAGCTGATTAAGGAAAGACACCCACACCTCCAGAACCTCAGACAGCTCAG GAGCCTTGTTATTGATGAAGCAGACCGCATGGTGGAAAAGGGCCACTTTGCCGAGCTGGAGAACCTCTTGGAAATGCTGAACAACTCTCACTTCAGTCCTGAAAGACAGACATTTGTGTTCTCTGCCACGCTGACCATGGTGCACCAGCTTCCCAGCCGCATATTCCAGAAGAAGAGCAAGAACGTAGTCCATCACGGCAAACTGGAGAGTCTCATGGAGAAAGTGGGCATCAAGGCCAAGCCCAAGGTCGTTGATCTAACCCGGAAGGAGGCCACGGTGGAAACGCTGACGGAGACGCGAATCCACTGCGACAAGGATGAGAAGGACTTCTACCTCTACTACTTTCTGCTCCAGTACCCAGGCCGCACCATGGTGTTCGCCAACAGCATCGACTGCATCAAGCGCCTGTCCTCATTGCTCACCATCCTGGAGTGCACACCTCTGCCTCTGCACGCCAACATGCACCAGAAACAGCGGCTCAAGAACTTGGAGAGGTTTGCTGAGAAGAATAG CTGTGTCCTCCTCACTACAGATGTGGCAGCTCGAGGCCTGGACATTCCCGACGTCCAGCATGTGATCCACTATCAG GTGCCTCGGACATCAGAAACGTATGTGCACCGCAGCGGCCGCACGGCAAGAGCCGCGAAAGAGGGCCTCAGTCTGCTTCTGATTGGTCCGGACGACATGATAAACTTCAAGAAAATATACAGGACGCTTGGAAAGGATGAAGAGCTCCCACTGTTTCCCGTACAGACTAAGTGCATGGCAGAAATCAAG GAGCGTGTCAACCTGGCGAGGAAGATCGAGAAGATCGAGTACCACAACAGCAGAGAGAAGCATCACAACTCCTGGTTCAAGCAAGCAGCGGAGGCACTCGAGCTTGAGTTGGACGACGACGTTCTCCTGG GAGGGAGGAAGGACACACATGAGGAGCAGCAACAGCAGAAGATGGTAAAAAGCCTCAAGAAACACCTCAAGTACCTGTTGCAGCAGCCTGTCTTCAAGAACGTGATGAGGACCAAGTACCCCACGCAGATGGGGAAACTGGCACTGCCCGACCTACCGTTGGCCAAGTATGAGAGTGCCCTGGAGAGCCTGAGCAGCCAGCGAGGGAAGGAAAGAGAGAAACAGAGGAacatgaagaagaagaagaaacagcAGCAAGATTGA
- the ddx24 gene encoding ATP-dependent RNA helicase DDX24 isoform X1, translated as MRSKKTLSIQCKKKECRCAMKPKKRGIQVRGTWQAVQLDPSVFSEENMDGLVCFEELTNYRLVDSKAAIKENKKKEKGRAAKKRSARDREGSGEGTSEMELTTPAKKKKKKTAKLKEVAEGEENGEREEEGTQEPDDSKSEETVVAPEVDSLSDLTKPTKNKNRKKVKKTKEAGAQKAKEVTGEETPAKVTLPPKKKPKNWTNVRLSHSLDRETDLSAWKDLLVPEPVLQALGCLGFSSPTPIQALTLPSAIRDKMDILGAAETGSGKTLAFAIPMIHTILQWRKRQEVMGQVPPGSDLSPVPKEEEVQTGEHNEEAEQEPDEDEEETKLQGADDDEEEENTQTDDDDDDEDFHSQELGCVKVIEDVEVFDAADEMSTTKTQASQKQPLLGLVLTPTRELAVQVKHHVDAVAQFTGIKTAIVVGGMAPQKQNRILKRRPEIVIATPGRLWELIKERHPHLQNLRQLRSLVIDEADRMVEKGHFAELENLLEMLNNSHFSPERQTFVFSATLTMVHQLPSRIFQKKSKNVVHHGKLESLMEKVGIKAKPKVVDLTRKEATVETLTETRIHCDKDEKDFYLYYFLLQYPGRTMVFANSIDCIKRLSSLLTILECTPLPLHANMHQKQRLKNLERFAEKNSCVLLTTDVAARGLDIPDVQHVIHYQVPRTSETYVHRSGRTARAAKEGLSLLLIGPDDMINFKKIYRTLGKDEELPLFPVQTKCMAEIKERVNLARKIEKIEYHNSREKHHNSWFKQAAEALELELDDDVLLGGRKDTHEEQQQQKMVKSLKKHLKYLLQQPVFKNVMRTKYPTQMGKLALPDLPLAKYESALESLSSQRGKEREKQRNMKKKKKQQQD; from the exons ATGAG GAGCAAGAAGACCCTGAGTATTCAGTGTAAGAAAAAGGAGTGTAGGTGTGCGATGAAACCAAAGAAGCGTGGGATCCAGGTGAGGGGCACCTGGCAGGCGGTGCAGCTTGATCCCAGTGTTTTCTCCGAGGAAAATATGGATGGACTGGTGTGCTTTGAGGAGCTGACGAATTATCGCCTGGTGGATTCTAAGGCTGCCATAAAGGAGAACAAGAAAAAGGAGAAGGGCAGGGCAGCAAAGAAAAGATCAGCCCGTGACAGAGAGGGCAGCGGCGAGGGGACCTCCGAAATGGAGTTGACAACACCggcgaaaaaaaagaagaaaaagacagCAAAGCTGAAGGAGGTAGCTGAGGGAGAAGAGAATGGCGAGCGTGAGGAAGAAGGTACCCAGGAGCCTGATGACAGCAAGTCAGAAGAGACTGTGGTGGCACCTGAGGTGGACAGCCTGAGCGATCTAACAAAGCCGACAAAGAACAAGAACAGAAAGAAGGTGAAAAAGACGAAGGAAGCAGGAGCACAGAAAGCAAAGGAAGTTACAGGAGAAGAGACGCCTGCAAAAGTCACTCTGCCTCCCAAGAAGAAGCCCAAGAACTGGACCAATGTGAGACTCTCTCACTCCTTAGACCGAGAGACAGACTTGTCGGCATGGAAAGATCTGTTAGTCCCAGAACCGGTGCTGCAGGCTCTAGGCTGCCTTGGCTTCAGCTCTCCTACACCCATTCAAgctctgaccctgccctctgccATCAGGGACAAGATGGACATTCTGGGAGCTGCTGAGACTG GAAGTGGTAAAACACTGGCATTTGCGATTCCTATGATTCACACCATCTTGCAGTGGAGAAAAAGACAGGAGGTGATGGGCCAGGTGCCACCTGGAAGTGATCTCAGCCCAGTCCCCAAGGAAGAGGAAGTGCAGACAGGAGAAcacaatgaggaagcagagcaaGAGCCAGATGAGGATGAAGAAGAAACCAAACTGCAGGGTGCTGATGACGACGAAGAGGAGGAAAATACACAgacagatgatgatgatgatgatgaagacttCCATTCTCAGGAGCTAGGGTGTGTTAAAGTCATTGAGGATGTGGAGGTTTTTGATGCTGCTGAtgagatgagcacaacgaagacCCAAGCCAGTCAGAAACAGCCTCTGCTGGGATTGGTCCTCACGCCAACGCGGGAGCTCGCTGTTCAGGTGAAGCACCACGTGGATGCAGTGGCTCAGTTCACAG GTATAAAGACGGCCATTGTTGTCGGCGGGATGGCCCCACAAAAGCAGAACAGGATACTGAAACGTCGGCCTGAAATCGTGATTGCCACTCCTGGTCGCCTCTGGGAGCTGATTAAGGAAAGACACCCACACCTCCAGAACCTCAGACAGCTCAG GAGCCTTGTTATTGATGAAGCAGACCGCATGGTGGAAAAGGGCCACTTTGCCGAGCTGGAGAACCTCTTGGAAATGCTGAACAACTCTCACTTCAGTCCTGAAAGACAGACATTTGTGTTCTCTGCCACGCTGACCATGGTGCACCAGCTTCCCAGCCGCATATTCCAGAAGAAGAGCAAGAACGTAGTCCATCACGGCAAACTGGAGAGTCTCATGGAGAAAGTGGGCATCAAGGCCAAGCCCAAGGTCGTTGATCTAACCCGGAAGGAGGCCACGGTGGAAACGCTGACGGAGACGCGAATCCACTGCGACAAGGATGAGAAGGACTTCTACCTCTACTACTTTCTGCTCCAGTACCCAGGCCGCACCATGGTGTTCGCCAACAGCATCGACTGCATCAAGCGCCTGTCCTCATTGCTCACCATCCTGGAGTGCACACCTCTGCCTCTGCACGCCAACATGCACCAGAAACAGCGGCTCAAGAACTTGGAGAGGTTTGCTGAGAAGAATAG CTGTGTCCTCCTCACTACAGATGTGGCAGCTCGAGGCCTGGACATTCCCGACGTCCAGCATGTGATCCACTATCAG GTGCCTCGGACATCAGAAACGTATGTGCACCGCAGCGGCCGCACGGCAAGAGCCGCGAAAGAGGGCCTCAGTCTGCTTCTGATTGGTCCGGACGACATGATAAACTTCAAGAAAATATACAGGACGCTTGGAAAGGATGAAGAGCTCCCACTGTTTCCCGTACAGACTAAGTGCATGGCAGAAATCAAG GAGCGTGTCAACCTGGCGAGGAAGATCGAGAAGATCGAGTACCACAACAGCAGAGAGAAGCATCACAACTCCTGGTTCAAGCAAGCAGCGGAGGCACTCGAGCTTGAGTTGGACGACGACGTTCTCCTGG GAGGGAGGAAGGACACACATGAGGAGCAGCAACAGCAGAAGATGGTAAAAAGCCTCAAGAAACACCTCAAGTACCTGTTGCAGCAGCCTGTCTTCAAGAACGTGATGAGGACCAAGTACCCCACGCAGATGGGGAAACTGGCACTGCCCGACCTACCGTTGGCCAAGTATGAGAGTGCCCTGGAGAGCCTGAGCAGCCAGCGAGGGAAGGAAAGAGAGAAACAGAGGAacatgaagaagaagaagaaacagcAGCAAGATTGA
- the LOC125707890 gene encoding ankyrin repeat and SOCS box protein 2-like, which produces MQAGGSSLLNNRTNSFSSGKRSDSGDAEGAVRSYSFVTGYGKRCIAWKRSDGSLFVTPEPEEAVDPVVMAIKNGDVKEVRRLVVSSPKSLTQANREGWLPLHEAAYHGQRDCIMVLLKARPELIDKRTLQEQTPVFLAVAGDHVTCVQWLLENGADPDISNKNKESPLYKACERENAEVVDLLLRFGGGVNQRCSQGWTALHEAACRNSVDICRILVQAGAKVDATNTYGVTPLFLAAQGGRLEALEFLIHNGADINGQAGDGATALYEACRNGHMDIVELLLTHNADANRPAKAGLLPLHVAAQHGHYEIVSLLIPVTSRTSVRNCGISPVHLAAEHNQDEALEVLIETGFDVNATLSGDHSGKYEDRRSTPLYFTVANGNTEAAAMLLEAGANPNLDIFSPLLLAVRQGCVDTVALLLEHGADPDVRIPTHPTAFPAAAVFCMNQPSLLRVLLDGGCDAQAFFSCEYGSDPHPPLKTSGISGDFNSSTLRFSTPVFPVSSDEARTVPLQFCEAISSPAVSRWAGPVIDLLLDYVGSVRLCSRLLQHLDSFEGWAAIKDKSASPRPLMHLCRQRIREQVGGRGLRRLATLPLPGRLLKYLNNNHSEDDC; this is translated from the exons ATGCAGGCCGGTGGGTCCTCCTTGTTAAACAACAGGACCAACAGCTTTTCCAG CGGGAAAAGGAGCGACAGCGGCGACGCGGAAGGTGCAGTGAGGAGCTACTCCTTTGTTACCGGCTACGGGAAGCGATGTATTGCCTGGAAGCGTTCGGATGGGAGCCTCTTCGTCACTCCGGAACCCGAGGA GGCCGTGGACCCGGTTGTCATGGCGATCAAGAACGGAGATGTAAAAGAGGTGCGGAGGCTCGTGGTTTCATCCCCGAAAAGCCTCACGCAGGCCAATAGGGAGGGTTGGCTGCCTTTGCACGAGGCGGCGTATCACGGGCAGAGAGACTGCATCATGGTCCTGCTAAAGG CGCGGCCGGAACTAATCGACAAACGCACTCTCCAGGAACAGACGCCGGTCTTCTTGGCGGTAGCTGGCGATCATGTGACCTGTGTGCAATGGCTGCTGGAGAACGGTGCGGACCCCGACATCAGTAACAAAAACAAAGAGAGCCCTCTTTACAAAG CCTGCGAGCGTGAGAATGCCGAAGTTGTGGACCTCCTCCTGAGGTTCGGCGGAGGAGTGAACCAGCGTTGCAGCCAGGGATGGACAGCTCTCCACGAGGCGGCCTGTCGCAACAGCGTCGACATATGCCGGATCCTGGTGCAGGCCGGGGCCAAGGTGGACGCCACCAACACGTATGGGGTTACGCCCCTTTTCCTGGCGGCTCAGGGCGGGCGGCTAGAGGCCCTGGAATTCCTCATCCACAATG gtgctgacatcAACGGGCAGGCGGGAGACGGGGCCACGGCACTGTACGAGGCCTGCAGGAACGGTCACATGGATATTGTGGAGCTGCTGCTGACCCACAATGCGGACGCCAACCGGCCAGCCAAGGCGGGGCTGCTACCGCTGCATGTGGCAGCCCAGCACGGGCATTATGA GATCGTGTCCCTGTTGATCCCGGTCACCAGTCGGACCAGCGTGCGAAACTGTGGGATCAGCCCGGTCCACCTGGCTGCCGAGCACAACCAGGACGAGGCTCTGGAGGTCCTCATCGAGACCGGCTTCGACGTCAACGCCACGCTGTCCGGGGACCACTCCGGCAAGTATGAGGACCGCCGCTCTACACCGCTTTACTTCACCGTGGCGAACGGCAACACGGAGGCTGCCGCGATGCTGCTGGAGGCCGGCGCCAACCCGAACCTGGACATCTTCAGCCCACTGCTATTGGCCGTCAGGCAGGGCTGCGTCGACACCGTCGCCCTGCTATTGGAGCATGGCGCGGACCCCGACGTCCGCATCCCCACCCACCCTACAGCTTTCCCAGCCGCCGCAGTCTTCTGCATGAACCAGCCCTCCCTGCTCAGAGTCCTCCTGGATGGCGGCTGCGATGCCCAGGCCTTCTTCAGCTGCGAGTACGGCAGCGACCCACACCCTCCTCTCAAGACCAGCGGCATCAGCGGCGACTTCAACAGCAGCACCCTGCGCTTCAGCACCCCGGTGTTCCCCGTCAGTTCCGACGAAGCCCGCACGGTCCCCTTGCAG TTCTGCGAGGCGATCTCCTCTCCTGCCGTGAGCCGCTGGGCAGGACCCGTCATCGACCTGCTGCTGGACTACGTGGGCAGCGTGCGGCTGTGCTCCCGGCTCCTCCAGCACCTGGACAGCTTCGAAGGCTGGGCTGCCATCAAGGACAAGTCAG CATCTCCCCGCCCACTAATGCACCTGTGCAGACAAAGAATTCGTGAGCAGGTGGGAGGGCGGGGGTTGCGGCGTCTGGCCACTCTGCCCCTCCCTGGAAGACTGCTCAAATACCTGAACAACAACCATTCTGAGGATGACTGCTGA